One region of Pyramidobacter sp. YE332 genomic DNA includes:
- a CDS encoding M20 family metallopeptidase → MKEKMFALIDALKPELSAMSDDIYDHPEVGLTEVHASSLLTGWLEKRGFAVERGVGGLPTAFRAVYRRGEGGPRIGLLCEYDALPALGHACGHQMQGPCILAAAAALKDSDLPGPFSVVVYGTPAEETEGGKILMIKNGDCFHDIDVALMMHGSGETTTDIKSMALTNFFVAYRGTAAHAAIKPELGRSSLDAMSLAFHGVECLREHVKEDTRIHYNITDGGGTGANTVPSFTKAQFYVRSYNRAYLESVIARFLKVLRGAAMMTETEVEIERRKDVDNKIPALKLNDVIMENARAVNAPAIRPPRQKTGSTDLGNVMQLMPGSCIRVAFVPEGSPSHSQAYLDAGKTDTAHSAIVTGAKVLAATAADMISVPGLLDEIKKEFATRKAQLEAESRA, encoded by the coding sequence ATGAAGGAAAAAATGTTTGCGCTGATCGACGCGTTGAAGCCGGAGCTGTCGGCGATGTCCGACGACATTTACGATCATCCCGAGGTCGGCCTGACGGAGGTCCACGCCTCGTCGCTGCTGACGGGATGGCTGGAGAAGCGCGGCTTCGCGGTGGAGCGCGGCGTCGGCGGCCTGCCCACGGCCTTCCGCGCCGTGTACCGCCGCGGCGAAGGCGGCCCGCGCATCGGCCTGCTCTGCGAGTACGACGCGCTGCCCGCGCTGGGGCACGCCTGCGGCCACCAGATGCAAGGGCCGTGCATCCTCGCGGCCGCCGCGGCGCTGAAGGATTCCGACCTGCCCGGCCCGTTCTCGGTGGTCGTCTACGGCACGCCCGCCGAGGAGACGGAGGGCGGCAAGATCCTCATGATCAAAAACGGCGACTGCTTCCACGACATCGACGTGGCCCTGATGATGCACGGCAGCGGCGAGACGACGACCGACATCAAATCGATGGCGCTGACGAACTTCTTCGTCGCCTATCGCGGCACGGCGGCGCACGCGGCGATCAAGCCCGAACTGGGGCGCAGCTCGCTGGACGCGATGTCGCTGGCGTTCCACGGCGTGGAGTGCCTGCGCGAGCACGTCAAGGAGGACACGCGCATCCACTACAACATCACGGACGGCGGCGGCACGGGCGCGAACACGGTGCCGTCTTTCACCAAAGCGCAGTTCTACGTGAGGTCCTACAACCGCGCCTATCTGGAGAGCGTGATCGCGCGCTTCCTCAAGGTGCTGCGCGGCGCGGCCATGATGACGGAAACGGAAGTGGAGATCGAGCGCCGCAAGGACGTGGACAACAAAATCCCGGCGTTGAAGCTGAACGACGTGATCATGGAAAACGCGCGCGCCGTGAACGCGCCGGCGATCCGCCCGCCGCGCCAGAAGACCGGCTCGACCGATCTCGGCAACGTCATGCAGCTCATGCCGGGTTCGTGCATCCGCGTGGCCTTCGTGCCCGAGGGTTCGCCCTCGCACTCGCAGGCGTACCTCGACGCCGGCAAGACGGATACGGCCCACAGCGCCATCGTCACCGGCGCCAAGGTGCTGGCCGCCACGGCGGCCGACATGATCTCCGTCCCCGGTCTGCTGGACGAAATCAAAAAAGAGTTCGCAACGCGCAAGGCGCAGCTCGAGGCTGAGTCGCGCGCGTAG